A genome region from Nocardia sp. NBC_00565 includes the following:
- the iolB gene encoding 5-deoxy-glucuronate isomerase, with translation MHSKHYIPAGSAHPPYSVALTPESAGWDHCSLHVIELAPGQSHRTHSGLDELVIVPLSGSATVASGGESCELSGRDSVFDGPTDFAYVGRDSSLTVTTATGGRFALGGARAERKLPFRYVPAADIALELRGAGNCSRQVHNFATADTFEADSIIACEVITPGGNWSSYPAHKHDELSETETPLEEIYYFEFACGADDPDTQAPAGFGYHRVYGTTERPIDVLEEVRGGDVVLVPHGYHGPSIAAPGYHMYYLNIMAGPGPERAWRICDDPAHTWVRGTWAEMPIDPRLPMGTKETRR, from the coding sequence GTGCACAGCAAGCACTACATCCCCGCGGGCAGCGCCCATCCGCCCTATTCCGTCGCGCTCACCCCGGAGTCGGCGGGCTGGGATCACTGCAGCCTGCACGTCATCGAACTGGCCCCGGGGCAGTCGCACCGCACGCACAGCGGCCTCGACGAGCTCGTGATCGTCCCGCTGTCCGGTTCGGCCACCGTGGCCAGCGGTGGCGAATCGTGCGAATTATCCGGGCGGGACAGCGTTTTCGATGGCCCCACCGACTTCGCCTATGTCGGGCGTGACAGCTCGCTCACCGTGACGACCGCGACCGGTGGACGCTTCGCTCTGGGTGGTGCGCGCGCCGAACGGAAACTGCCCTTCCGCTATGTGCCCGCCGCCGATATCGCGCTGGAGCTGCGCGGCGCGGGCAACTGCAGCAGGCAGGTGCACAACTTCGCGACCGCCGACACCTTCGAGGCCGATTCGATCATCGCCTGCGAGGTGATCACTCCGGGCGGGAACTGGTCGTCGTATCCGGCGCACAAGCACGACGAACTCTCCGAAACCGAAACCCCGCTCGAGGAGATCTACTACTTCGAATTCGCCTGCGGTGCAGATGATCCCGACACTCAAGCACCAGCGGGATTCGGCTACCACCGGGTGTACGGGACCACGGAGCGGCCCATCGACGTGCTCGAGGAGGTCCGCGGCGGCGATGTGGTGCTGGTGCCGCACGGTTACCACGGCCCGTCCATCGCCGCGCCCGGTTACCACATGTATTACCTGAACATCATGGCGGGCCCGGGACCGGAGCGGGCCTGGCGGATCTGCGACGACCCGGCCCACACCTGGGTGCGCGGCACCTGGGCCGAGATGCCGATCGATCCGCGACTTCCCATGGGCACGAAGGAGACTCGACGATGA
- the iolC gene encoding 5-dehydro-2-deoxygluconokinase encodes MTDQFEVVSTGRIGVDIYPLQSGLGLEDVETFGKFLGGSAANVAVAAARLGRRTALWSAVGEDPFGRFARRELARLGVADDLVATNDRYPTPVTFCEIFPPDHFPLYFYREPSAPDLQITPGQVDPDIIGSARVWWATVTGLSQEPSRAAHFAAWEVRARRPLTVLDLDYRPMFWADENSASEQVRRALTQVTVAVGNQEECRIAVGETDPHRAADALLDLGVELAIVKQGPDGVLGKTRSESVLVPPVPVEVRNGLGAGDAFGGSLCDGLLAGADLETILRRANAAGAIVASRLECSTAMPIRDEIDAALALSLTGKA; translated from the coding sequence GTGACAGATCAGTTCGAGGTGGTGTCGACCGGCCGAATCGGCGTCGACATCTATCCTCTCCAATCCGGCCTAGGCCTGGAGGACGTCGAGACCTTCGGCAAATTCCTCGGCGGCAGCGCCGCCAATGTCGCGGTCGCGGCCGCGCGGCTGGGTCGGCGCACGGCATTGTGGTCGGCCGTCGGCGAGGATCCCTTCGGCCGGTTCGCTCGCCGCGAACTGGCTCGGCTCGGCGTCGCGGATGACCTGGTGGCGACCAACGATCGCTACCCGACTCCGGTGACATTCTGTGAGATATTCCCGCCTGATCACTTCCCGCTCTACTTCTATCGTGAGCCGAGCGCGCCCGACCTACAGATCACCCCGGGCCAGGTCGACCCCGACATCATCGGCAGTGCGCGAGTCTGGTGGGCCACCGTCACCGGGCTGTCCCAAGAACCTTCGCGCGCAGCACATTTCGCGGCATGGGAGGTCCGGGCTCGCAGGCCGCTGACGGTCCTCGACCTCGACTACCGGCCGATGTTCTGGGCCGATGAGAACTCCGCGAGCGAGCAGGTGCGACGGGCGTTGACCCAGGTCACCGTGGCGGTCGGCAACCAAGAGGAATGCCGCATCGCCGTCGGCGAGACCGACCCGCATCGCGCCGCCGACGCGCTGCTCGACCTCGGCGTCGAGCTGGCCATCGTCAAACAGGGGCCCGACGGGGTGCTGGGCAAGACCCGTTCCGAATCGGTGCTGGTCCCGCCCGTCCCGGTCGAGGTGCGCAACGGCCTCGGCGCGGGCGACGCGTTCGGCGGCAGTCTGTGCGACGGACTGCTCGCCGGCGCAGACCTGGAGACGATCCTGCGTCGGGCGAACGCTGCCGGCGCCATCGTCGCATCCCGGCTCGAATGCTCCACCGCCATGCCCATCCGCGACGAGATCGATGCCGCGCTCGCGCTGTCACTCACCGGAAAGGCTTGA
- a CDS encoding Cgl0159 family (beta/alpha)8-fold protein, translating to MTETIAITPRSTSLAVGSYTELTELRAADPGAIARAFATRTRRELVRGDGRLMIVAADHPARGALSASGDPFAMNSRKDLLDRLVTALHRPGVDGVLGTADIIEDLLLLGALEDKVVFSSLNRGGLAGADFEIDDRMTAYTPRATAAAGLNGAKMLNRFDLTDHGTLSMMTASAAAIDELAGLGLIAMLEPFMSHRPDGPGTRVVNDLSPDAVIKSIHIAQGLGSTSAYTWLKLPVVEEMERVMDATTLPTLLLGGDPQTAPEETYARWAKALALPGVRGLIVGRTLLYPPDGDIAGAVDTAVSLVR from the coding sequence ATGACCGAAACCATTGCGATCACCCCGCGATCGACGTCTCTGGCCGTCGGGTCCTACACCGAGCTGACCGAGTTGCGTGCGGCCGATCCCGGCGCCATCGCCCGTGCGTTCGCGACCCGGACCCGGCGCGAACTGGTGCGTGGCGACGGCAGGCTGATGATCGTCGCCGCCGATCACCCGGCGCGCGGTGCGCTGTCGGCCTCGGGCGACCCCTTCGCTATGAACAGTCGCAAGGATCTGCTGGACCGGCTCGTCACAGCACTGCACCGGCCGGGTGTGGACGGTGTACTCGGCACCGCCGACATCATCGAGGATCTGCTGCTGCTCGGAGCACTCGAGGACAAGGTGGTCTTCAGCTCGCTGAACCGCGGCGGCCTCGCGGGCGCGGACTTCGAAATCGACGACCGGATGACCGCGTACACACCGCGGGCCACCGCGGCGGCAGGTCTCAACGGCGCGAAGATGCTCAACCGGTTCGATCTCACCGACCATGGCACGCTATCGATGATGACCGCCAGCGCTGCGGCCATCGATGAACTGGCCGGGCTCGGGCTGATCGCGATGCTGGAGCCGTTCATGTCGCATCGCCCGGATGGTCCGGGCACCAGGGTCGTCAACGACCTGTCACCGGACGCGGTGATCAAGAGCATCCATATCGCCCAGGGTCTGGGTTCCACCTCTGCCTACACCTGGCTGAAGCTGCCGGTGGTCGAGGAGATGGAACGCGTCATGGACGCCACTACCCTGCCCACGCTGCTGCTCGGCGGCGATCCGCAAACCGCGCCCGAGGAAACCTATGCGCGCTGGGCGAAAGCCCTTGCGCTGCCTGGAGTCCGGGGGCTCATTGTCGGCCGGACACTGCTCTATCCGCCCGACGGTGATATCGCCGGGGCCGTCGACACCGCCGTGTCGTTGGTGCGGTGA